Proteins co-encoded in one Saprospira grandis genomic window:
- a CDS encoding NUDIX hydrolase: MAYTYEYPRPSVTVDCVVFGLDDSADLRILLIERADDPFAGHWALPGGFVDMGEDLDLAAKRELEEETGIKDIFIEQLYTFGAPNRDPRGRVISVAYYALVNLSEHPIKAASDARQAKWFKISELPPLAFDHNKVLEMALERLRAKVLYKPIGFELLPEKFTLTDLQNLYETILGQQLNRRNFRSKILKMGLLEQQERQQNVPHRPAYLYKFNKEKYQRLSERLGEFIFEIRFQPRETED; the protein is encoded by the coding sequence ATGGCATACACCTATGAATATCCAAGACCCTCGGTTACGGTAGATTGTGTGGTTTTTGGTTTAGACGATAGCGCAGATTTGCGCATTTTGCTCATTGAACGAGCAGATGACCCTTTTGCGGGACATTGGGCCTTGCCTGGCGGCTTTGTAGATATGGGCGAAGACCTAGATTTGGCCGCCAAACGAGAGCTAGAAGAAGAAACGGGCATTAAAGATATCTTTATCGAGCAGCTCTATACCTTTGGTGCACCAAATCGAGACCCTAGGGGCCGAGTGATTAGTGTGGCTTATTATGCCCTAGTCAATTTATCGGAACATCCCATTAAGGCCGCTTCTGATGCCCGACAAGCCAAATGGTTTAAGATTTCGGAACTGCCACCCTTGGCCTTTGACCATAATAAAGTACTAGAAATGGCCTTGGAGCGACTCCGAGCAAAGGTCTTGTACAAACCTATTGGCTTTGAGCTTTTGCCCGAAAAGTTTACCCTGACTGATCTTCAAAACTTGTATGAAACCATTTTGGGCCAACAACTCAACCGCCGAAATTTTAGGTCCAAAATTCTAAAAATGGGACTGCTCGAGCAACAAGAACGGCAACAGAATGTGCCGCACCGCCCCGCCTACCTCTATAAATTTAATAAAGAAAAATATCAACGGCTGTCTGAACGCTTAGGCGAATTCATCTTTGAAATTCGCTTTCAACCCAGAGAGACCGAAGACTAA
- the pncA gene encoding bifunctional nicotinamidase/pyrazinamidase — translation MNAVILVDLQYDFCQYGALEVPDANAVIPIANSLMPHFELVIATQDWHPANHKSFAANHLFRQPGQVIDLNGLAQILWPIHCVQGSYGAELVDELDQSQITKIFQKGTDIDIDSYSGFFDNGHRKATGLGDYLKEKGVTTVFVLGLALDYCVKFTALDAQALGFKTYLVQDACRAVNMQAEDGKNAIAELKEKGIEVIDSQDVVNLV, via the coding sequence ATGAATGCAGTTATCTTAGTAGATTTACAATACGATTTTTGCCAATATGGCGCCCTAGAGGTCCCCGATGCCAATGCCGTAATCCCTATCGCCAATAGCCTAATGCCTCATTTTGAGCTGGTGATCGCTACCCAAGATTGGCATCCCGCCAACCACAAAAGCTTTGCCGCCAACCACCTTTTTCGACAGCCTGGGCAAGTAATTGACCTCAATGGCTTAGCGCAAATCCTTTGGCCCATTCACTGTGTGCAGGGAAGCTATGGGGCCGAATTGGTGGATGAATTGGACCAAAGCCAAATTACCAAGATCTTCCAAAAAGGAACAGATATAGATATTGATAGCTATAGCGGCTTTTTTGATAATGGCCATAGAAAAGCCACCGGCCTAGGCGATTATTTGAAAGAAAAAGGCGTCACAACCGTTTTTGTGCTAGGCCTTGCGCTAGATTATTGCGTCAAGTTTACGGCCCTAGATGCTCAGGCTCTAGGCTTCAAAACTTATTTGGTCCAAGATGCTTGTAGAGCAGTAAATATGCAAGCAGAAGATGGAAAAAATGCAATTGCCGAGCTAAAAGAAAAAGGCATTGAAGTTATTGATAGCCAAGATGTTGTTAATTTGGTGTAG
- a CDS encoding START domain-containing protein, with amino-acid sequence MKKLVLFALLLVFGPLQGQQWELAKEKSEISVYSRPLAGWEMKESRAEMYISANLEAVEAAIKRAEMRKKWMYETPLNENLEQVSDDEFYVYYQVDMPWPIENRDNVTHYKIHRLSATELRIDFRSCPKKKAKQAGFIRIEEMQGHWYFKDMGRGKLFVRQQLVAHAGGSIPAWLAKKSVIEGPYKTMTKFRALLE; translated from the coding sequence ATGAAGAAGTTAGTTTTATTTGCCCTCCTCCTCGTTTTTGGTCCTTTGCAAGGGCAGCAATGGGAATTGGCCAAAGAAAAATCAGAGATATCCGTTTATAGTCGCCCTTTGGCGGGTTGGGAAATGAAAGAGAGTCGAGCCGAAATGTATATTTCGGCCAATTTAGAAGCGGTAGAAGCGGCCATTAAGCGGGCAGAGATGCGCAAAAAGTGGATGTATGAAACCCCATTGAATGAAAACCTAGAGCAGGTTTCTGATGATGAATTCTATGTTTATTATCAGGTAGATATGCCTTGGCCGATAGAAAATCGGGACAATGTGACGCATTATAAAATACATCGTTTATCGGCAACAGAATTACGGATTGACTTTAGGAGTTGTCCGAAAAAGAAGGCCAAACAGGCGGGTTTTATACGAATTGAGGAGATGCAGGGGCATTGGTATTTTAAGGATATGGGCCGAGGGAAATTATTTGTTCGGCAGCAGTTGGTGGCCCATGCTGGGGGGAGTATTCCGGCTTGGTTGGCCAAAAAGTCGGTCATTGAGGGACCATATAAAACGATGACAAAATTTAGGGCCTTATTGGAGTAG
- a CDS encoding TetR/AcrR family transcriptional regulator, which translates to MGRKPVKKERIDDPSLKASWIEQLSTVYLRNGLTKFTMDDIAAKLGISKATLYKYFASRAEILDAVVRLRITEIEAFEDQLSDDKITFSERYFEVIKTASVMLAEMSNQFLIDSRQLYPELWAKMRDFQDRALFVAEAFYRKGIEAGIMNDINPRLLALTDKMFIRSVADEAFLQEYDISLQAAFDNYFLMKSRGIFKQSYLQKNAKVQEEQ; encoded by the coding sequence ATGGGACGAAAACCAGTCAAAAAAGAACGAATCGATGACCCTAGCCTTAAAGCTAGCTGGATCGAACAACTCTCTACGGTCTATCTTCGCAATGGATTGACCAAATTTACTATGGACGATATTGCCGCAAAATTGGGCATTAGCAAGGCCACTTTGTATAAGTATTTTGCCTCTAGAGCCGAGATCCTAGATGCGGTCGTTCGTCTGCGAATTACCGAAATTGAAGCCTTTGAGGACCAATTGAGCGATGATAAAATTACCTTTAGCGAACGCTATTTTGAGGTGATCAAAACCGCCTCGGTCATGCTGGCCGAAATGTCCAATCAGTTTCTCATTGATAGCCGACAGCTTTATCCTGAGCTCTGGGCCAAAATGCGGGATTTTCAAGACCGAGCCCTTTTTGTGGCCGAAGCCTTCTACCGAAAAGGAATCGAGGCCGGGATCATGAACGATATCAACCCTCGTCTGTTGGCCCTAACAGATAAAATGTTCATCCGCTCTGTAGCCGATGAAGCCTTTTTGCAAGAGTATGACATCTCTTTGCAAGCCGCCTTTGATAATTATTTTTTGATGAAAAGCCGAGGCATTTTTAAGCAGAGCTATCTGCAAAAAAATGCAAAGGTGCAAGAAGAACAATAA
- a CDS encoding ferredoxin--NADP reductase, which translates to MDAAHQFYTLTLKEVISLSSDTVKLVFEIPQALKEQFSYLAGQYVTLRFVLNGQEERRAYSLCSSPALDQDLAVAVKRVPKGLVSNHINDQLKAGDQIEVMPPEGHFVAQPQADEKKDYFLFGGGSGLTPLLSILKSVIELAPKSRVFLYYQNRTEDSILFKEELDGLEKRYAGQLLVQHILSQPKTETSGGFMGLFAKKNRSWKGEVGRIDAKKASRFIKQHQAEDGRPKALYLCGPAGLMDAAQKAGENLGIDQIHREWFNADEAPKNEVNAQANAKVYARIDGEDFEVVLQKKESILDGLRRVGADAPFSCMSGACSSCMAKIEEGSVEMERCLALDEEEVAQGFILSCQSKPTTPIVRINFDV; encoded by the coding sequence ATGGATGCAGCCCATCAGTTTTATACGCTTACTCTAAAAGAAGTCATTTCGCTTTCTAGCGATACCGTAAAGCTCGTTTTTGAGATTCCTCAAGCGCTTAAGGAGCAGTTTAGCTATCTTGCGGGCCAATATGTTACGCTTCGTTTTGTCCTCAATGGCCAAGAAGAACGCCGAGCCTATTCGCTCTGCTCTAGTCCTGCCCTAGACCAAGACCTGGCCGTGGCCGTCAAAAGAGTGCCCAAGGGCCTAGTCTCTAATCATATTAACGATCAGCTTAAGGCAGGAGACCAAATTGAGGTCATGCCCCCAGAAGGCCATTTTGTGGCCCAACCCCAAGCCGATGAGAAGAAAGATTATTTCCTTTTTGGGGGCGGAAGCGGACTGACGCCGCTTTTGTCTATCTTGAAATCTGTGATCGAACTGGCCCCCAAAAGTCGGGTTTTTCTCTATTATCAAAATAGAACAGAAGACAGCATTTTGTTTAAAGAAGAGCTAGACGGCTTGGAAAAACGCTATGCTGGCCAACTGCTTGTTCAACATATCCTCAGCCAACCCAAAACCGAAACCTCTGGCGGTTTTATGGGCCTATTTGCCAAAAAGAACCGAAGCTGGAAGGGCGAAGTGGGACGAATTGACGCCAAAAAGGCTAGCCGCTTTATCAAGCAGCATCAGGCAGAGGATGGTCGCCCCAAAGCGCTTTATCTTTGTGGACCCGCAGGCCTGATGGATGCCGCCCAAAAAGCAGGCGAAAACTTGGGCATCGACCAAATTCACAGAGAATGGTTCAATGCCGATGAAGCCCCAAAAAATGAGGTGAATGCTCAAGCCAATGCCAAGGTCTATGCCCGCATCGATGGGGAAGACTTTGAGGTCGTTTTGCAAAAGAAAGAATCTATCTTAGATGGTTTGCGTAGGGTAGGGGCCGATGCGCCTTTTTCTTGTATGTCTGGCGCCTGCTCTAGCTGTATGGCCAAGATAGAAGAAGGAAGCGTAGAGATGGAACGCTGTCTGGCCCTAGATGAGGAGGAGGTCGCCCAAGGCTTTATCCTCAGCTGCCAATCTAAGCCCACTACGCCCATTGTCCGTATCAACTTTGATGTCTAA
- the holA gene encoding DNA polymerase III subunit delta, with translation MASPKEIIRDFKQGKIAPIYFLHGEEEFYIDEITDFIEAHALSEDQKAFNQTILYGKDTDFKQVLDAARRYPMLAERQLVVLKEAQSMRSLDQLEAYVKNPLPTTLLLILHKHKKLDSRKKLGKSLKAAEKAGKAVLFESKKPYENELPNWIRNYLKDKGAQIEEEAGQLLAEYLGNDLSKIANELEKLLINQPKGQLIGKAEIEKNIGISKDYNVFELQSALAQKDALKAQRIVKYYQANPKAGPLPMLTGVLYNFFSKAYICRFLTNLDDVSIAAAIGQKAYGRPGQKTKRFADYRYVQKNYSLPQLEAIIALLKIYDLRSKGVGWPQVGDFFNEQTESGQLLQELVSRILQID, from the coding sequence ATGGCTAGCCCCAAAGAAATTATCCGAGATTTTAAACAGGGCAAAATTGCCCCAATCTACTTCTTGCATGGCGAGGAGGAGTTTTATATTGATGAAATTACCGACTTTATTGAGGCCCATGCCCTTTCTGAGGACCAAAAAGCTTTCAATCAAACTATTTTGTATGGTAAGGATACCGACTTTAAGCAGGTTCTAGATGCTGCCCGCCGTTACCCTATGCTGGCCGAACGGCAGTTGGTGGTCCTTAAGGAGGCCCAAAGTATGCGCAGTTTGGACCAACTAGAGGCTTATGTCAAAAATCCCTTGCCCACTACGCTTTTGCTTATTTTACATAAGCACAAAAAACTCGATAGCCGCAAAAAGCTAGGCAAAAGCCTCAAAGCGGCCGAAAAAGCGGGCAAGGCGGTCCTTTTTGAAAGTAAAAAGCCCTATGAAAATGAGCTGCCCAATTGGATCCGCAATTACCTCAAGGACAAAGGCGCCCAAATAGAAGAAGAGGCGGGCCAGCTGCTGGCCGAGTATCTGGGCAACGATCTGAGCAAGATCGCCAATGAGCTCGAAAAGCTGCTGATTAACCAGCCCAAAGGCCAGTTAATTGGAAAGGCAGAAATTGAGAAAAATATTGGCATTAGTAAGGATTATAATGTCTTTGAGCTACAATCGGCCCTAGCCCAAAAAGATGCCCTCAAGGCCCAGCGAATTGTCAAGTACTATCAGGCTAATCCCAAAGCAGGCCCCCTGCCCATGCTCACGGGGGTACTCTACAATTTCTTTAGTAAGGCTTATATCTGCCGCTTCCTGACTAATCTAGATGATGTCAGTATTGCTGCAGCTATCGGCCAAAAAGCCTACGGCCGTCCGGGCCAAAAAACAAAGCGCTTCGCCGATTATCGCTATGTGCAGAAGAATTACTCTCTGCCTCAATTAGAGGCCATTATCGCCCTGCTCAAAATCTATGATCTCCGCTCCAAAGGGGTGGGCTGGCCGCAGGTGGGCGACTTTTTCAACGAACAAACCGAGTCGGGCCAATTACTACAAGAGTTGGTCTCCAGAATTTTACAAATCGATTAA
- a CDS encoding L-threonylcarbamoyladenylate synthase yields MKDEKAAILACLQKGGSLLYPTDTIWGLGCDAHNVAAVEQLYQLKQRPAEKSLILLVSDIEMLKQYVFPVPPKAAKLISFHERPLTIIYDQPKNLPKELLAADGSIAIRVCQSAFCQDFIRAFGRAVVSTSANYSGQTSPAHFGEIEPSLIEKVDYVCEYGQDDRQEVAPSTIVRIGPKEELEFIRP; encoded by the coding sequence ATGAAAGACGAAAAAGCAGCAATTTTAGCCTGTCTGCAAAAGGGAGGGAGCCTGCTCTATCCTACAGACACGATTTGGGGCCTGGGCTGCGATGCCCATAATGTAGCCGCTGTAGAACAGTTGTACCAGCTCAAGCAGCGCCCCGCAGAAAAGTCCCTGATCCTCCTCGTCTCCGATATCGAGATGCTGAAGCAATACGTTTTTCCCGTTCCCCCCAAGGCCGCTAAGCTCATTAGCTTTCATGAACGCCCCCTCACCATTATTTACGATCAACCAAAGAATCTTCCCAAAGAACTCTTAGCCGCCGATGGCAGCATCGCTATCCGCGTCTGCCAATCCGCTTTTTGCCAAGATTTTATCCGCGCTTTTGGCCGAGCCGTGGTCTCTACCTCTGCCAATTATAGCGGCCAAACTAGCCCCGCCCATTTTGGCGAAATCGAGCCCAGCCTCATAGAAAAAGTAGATTATGTTTGTGAGTATGGCCAAGATGACCGCCAAGAAGTAGCCCCCTCTACGATTGTCCGTATTGGCCCCAAGGAAGAATTGGAGTTTATTCGACCCTAA
- a CDS encoding CCA tRNA nucleotidyltransferase encodes MQFEMTAQEEALFKTIAQAAQKLGFPTYVIGGYVRDRLLGRSSKGKDLDLVCVGSGIELAKAIAKCLKPQPKVVTYARFGTAALHHKDWEIELVGARKESYRPESRKPTVEDGTLEDDQNRRDFTINALAISLNEADFGQLLDPFGGLADLETKCIRTPLAPETTFSDDPLRMMRAIRFASQLGFEIEEKTFAAIQSERERIHIISQERISSELNKIMLSTKPSLGLSLLFKSGLLELIFPELYAMHGVEEKEGVRHKDNFWHTLKVVDNMAEKSDDLWMRWSALLHDIAKPLTKRYFKGQGWSFHGHEAVGGKLVPKIFKRFKLPLDQKMKKVQKIVSMHQRPILLTQDRENITDSAIRRLLFEAGDDLEDLLLMCEADSTTANPKKLARYADNLIFLRQRLQEVEEKDHLRQWQPPISGEEIMETFQIKPSRTVGQLKNAIREAILDGLIPNEYEAARNFMLEQAAAMDLFPKK; translated from the coding sequence ATGCAATTTGAGATGACGGCCCAAGAGGAGGCCTTGTTTAAGACTATTGCCCAAGCCGCTCAGAAGCTGGGCTTTCCTACTTATGTGATTGGCGGATATGTCCGCGACCGCCTTTTGGGCCGCTCAAGTAAGGGGAAGGACCTCGACCTCGTTTGTGTCGGTAGCGGTATCGAACTGGCCAAGGCGATCGCCAAATGCTTAAAACCACAACCTAAGGTGGTCACTTATGCCCGCTTCGGTACAGCCGCCTTGCATCATAAGGATTGGGAAATCGAGCTGGTCGGCGCTCGTAAGGAGTCTTACCGCCCCGAATCTCGCAAACCCACTGTAGAGGATGGTACCCTAGAAGATGACCAAAATCGCCGCGATTTTACGATTAACGCCTTAGCCATTTCGCTCAATGAAGCCGATTTTGGCCAGTTGCTAGATCCCTTTGGCGGCCTAGCCGATCTAGAGACAAAATGTATTCGCACTCCGCTCGCTCCAGAAACCACCTTTTCCGATGACCCGCTCCGTATGATGCGCGCCATCCGCTTCGCTAGCCAGTTGGGCTTCGAAATTGAGGAAAAGACTTTCGCTGCTATTCAGTCAGAGCGGGAACGCATTCACATCATCTCTCAAGAGCGCATTAGTAGTGAGCTGAATAAGATTATGCTTTCGACTAAGCCCTCTTTGGGCCTTAGCCTACTGTTTAAGTCGGGCCTACTCGAGCTGATTTTCCCCGAGCTCTACGCTATGCATGGGGTAGAGGAGAAAGAAGGGGTCCGCCATAAGGATAATTTCTGGCACACCCTCAAGGTAGTCGATAATATGGCCGAAAAGAGCGATGATCTTTGGATGCGCTGGTCGGCTCTCTTGCACGATATTGCCAAACCCCTCACCAAACGCTATTTTAAGGGCCAAGGCTGGAGCTTTCACGGGCATGAGGCCGTGGGCGGCAAATTGGTCCCCAAAATATTTAAGCGTTTTAAGTTGCCATTGGACCAAAAAATGAAAAAGGTCCAGAAAATCGTGAGCATGCACCAACGGCCTATTCTGCTCACACAGGACCGAGAAAATATTACCGATTCTGCCATTCGCCGCCTCCTCTTTGAGGCGGGCGACGATCTAGAAGACCTCCTCTTGATGTGTGAGGCCGATAGCACCACTGCCAATCCCAAAAAATTGGCCCGCTATGCCGACAACCTCATCTTCCTCCGCCAACGCCTACAAGAGGTAGAAGAAAAGGACCACCTCCGCCAATGGCAGCCCCCCATTTCGGGAGAGGAAATTATGGAGACCTTCCAGATTAAGCCCTCCAGAACGGTGGGCCAACTCAAAAATGCCATCCGTGAGGCGATCCTCGATGGCCTAATCCCCAATGAGTATGAGGCCGCTCGCAACTTTATGCTGGAACAGGCCGCCGCAATGGACCTCTTTCCTAAAAAATAG
- a CDS encoding TonB-dependent receptor: protein MKFIFFTTLLFAFSLSLHAQTLEGQILDKSSSPIAEATIINRANQQHSHSDLRGSFQLEKVAIGDTLEFRHLLYRPKVLLVVQTDSSIIVQLDDLAVELEEVVINNKVNSLQLLSDIDLQLQPVKSSQDLLKKMPGLFIGQHAGGGKAEQIFLRGFDIDHGTDLSITVDDMPVNMVSHAHGQGYADLHFLIPETVEQIQFEKGSYNEQKGNFATAGYVNFKTKNYLEDNLIKLEAGQYNSARVLGLFKLFNSGKQSAYIASDYQATDGYFESPQHFDRLNLFAKFSLNSSPNNHINITASHFQSSWDASGQIPTRAVEQGLISRFGAIDDTEGGQTSRTNIRLAHKKIIDAHSLIKTSLYWSKYDFELYSNFTFFLEDSINGDQIKQQEDRNIYGLNTEYNRFFHFNQLEGALIAGLQLRADESIDNELSHTINRQTVLEQIQFGDIQEKNAAAYLGAKLNIGKWLIQPSLRLDYFDFAYTNHLSSEYDHRARTKSILSPKLNIAYQQSNRLQLYLKGGKGFHSNDSRLVIAQNLDEILPATYGFDLGYNWKISPKMFLNMAYWYLYMEQEFVYVGDAGIVEPSGRSQRQGIDLSYRYQPVTSLFFNLDANYTHARSIEEEVGQDYIPLAADFTLQAGLNYKHSSGLYGSLNLRHINDRPANEDNSIVAEGYTLVDANLGYEYKQFDFAVQIQNLFNTAWNETQFATESRLFNESESVEEIHFTPGTPFFLKLVMQYKF from the coding sequence ATGAAATTTATTTTTTTTACCACTTTACTATTTGCCTTCTCGCTCAGTTTGCATGCACAAACCCTAGAAGGGCAGATTCTAGATAAGTCCTCTTCTCCTATTGCTGAGGCGACCATTATCAACAGGGCCAATCAGCAGCATAGCCATAGTGATTTGCGGGGTAGTTTTCAGCTAGAAAAAGTGGCTATTGGAGATACTTTAGAGTTTCGACATCTTTTATATCGCCCTAAGGTATTGTTGGTGGTCCAAACGGACAGCTCTATAATTGTACAATTAGATGATTTGGCGGTGGAGCTTGAAGAAGTTGTCATCAACAATAAGGTAAATAGCCTACAGCTCCTTTCTGATATTGATTTGCAGTTGCAGCCCGTAAAATCTTCTCAAGACTTATTAAAAAAAATGCCCGGCCTTTTTATTGGACAGCATGCTGGGGGCGGCAAGGCCGAGCAGATATTTCTGCGTGGTTTTGACATTGACCACGGCACTGATTTGAGCATCACGGTAGATGATATGCCCGTAAATATGGTCTCTCATGCGCATGGGCAGGGTTATGCAGATTTACATTTTCTGATTCCTGAAACGGTAGAGCAAATTCAGTTTGAAAAAGGAAGCTACAATGAGCAAAAAGGTAATTTTGCTACAGCTGGCTATGTCAATTTCAAAACCAAAAACTACCTAGAAGATAATCTGATTAAACTAGAAGCTGGTCAATATAATAGTGCTCGTGTTTTGGGGCTCTTTAAATTATTTAATAGCGGAAAGCAATCGGCTTATATTGCTAGCGATTATCAAGCAACTGATGGCTATTTTGAAAGCCCCCAGCACTTTGATCGGCTCAATCTCTTTGCTAAATTTAGCCTAAATAGCTCTCCAAATAATCACATAAATATTACGGCCTCGCATTTTCAAAGTAGTTGGGACGCCTCGGGCCAAATCCCTACAAGAGCAGTAGAACAAGGACTCATTAGCCGCTTTGGAGCTATAGATGATACCGAAGGCGGACAAACTAGCCGAACAAATATTCGTTTGGCGCACAAAAAAATTATTGATGCGCATTCTTTGATCAAAACGAGCCTCTACTGGAGCAAGTACGATTTTGAACTCTATTCTAATTTTACCTTCTTCTTAGAAGACAGCATCAATGGCGACCAAATCAAACAGCAAGAAGATCGAAATATCTACGGCCTAAATACAGAGTATAATCGCTTCTTTCATTTTAATCAGTTAGAAGGGGCCCTGATCGCCGGTCTACAACTAAGAGCCGATGAATCTATAGACAATGAACTCTCTCATACGATCAACCGCCAAACCGTTTTGGAGCAAATCCAATTTGGCGATATCCAAGAAAAAAATGCCGCTGCTTATCTAGGCGCAAAATTAAATATTGGCAAATGGCTGATCCAGCCCAGCTTGCGCCTAGATTATTTTGATTTTGCTTATACCAATCATCTGAGCAGCGAATATGACCATCGCGCTAGAACAAAAAGCATCTTGAGCCCAAAACTCAATATCGCTTACCAACAGTCCAATCGCTTGCAGCTCTACCTCAAAGGAGGAAAGGGCTTCCACTCCAATGATAGCCGCCTAGTCATTGCCCAAAATTTAGACGAAATCTTGCCCGCTACCTATGGCTTTGATCTAGGCTATAACTGGAAAATTAGCCCCAAAATGTTCCTCAATATGGCCTATTGGTACCTCTACATGGAACAAGAGTTTGTCTATGTAGGCGATGCCGGTATTGTAGAACCCTCTGGCCGTAGCCAAAGACAAGGGATCGACCTTAGCTATCGATACCAACCTGTCACTTCCCTCTTTTTTAATCTGGATGCCAATTATACCCACGCCCGAAGTATAGAGGAGGAAGTCGGCCAAGATTATATCCCCCTAGCAGCAGATTTCACCCTCCAAGCAGGCCTGAATTATAAACACTCTAGCGGACTGTATGGGAGCCTCAACCTAAGACATATCAATGACCGCCCCGCCAATGAAGATAATTCTATCGTAGCAGAAGGGTATACCCTGGTCGATGCCAACCTAGGCTATGAGTATAAACAATTTGATTTTGCTGTGCAGATTCAAAACCTCTTTAATACAGCATGGAACGAAACACAGTTTGCCACCGAGTCTCGCCTTTTTAATGAAAGCGAATCGGTAGAGGAAATTCACTTTACGCCCGGAACTCCTTTTTTCCTCAAGCTAGTCATGCAATATAAGTTCTAG
- a CDS encoding NfeD family protein produces the protein MMELIQAALSASNLLWTVLFVLVILYWLSVVLGALDIESFDMDLDADVDVDVDVDVDVDVDVDVDVDADIDVDADVDADVDADVDADADTEVSAGAQVSWWIGTLRFLNLGKLPFMILFSLFILSAWSISVLLNHEGSFYNPENTITLALISLLPNILVSALIMKILSSPLVPIFAKLDTSVKAIDYKGKVGTVLTEIAPDSMGQIKVFVNDSVSTISAKSIEKQIKKGQKVLIVDELQQENCFVVVPADEH, from the coding sequence ATGATGGAGCTTATCCAGGCGGCCTTATCGGCCTCCAATCTTCTTTGGACCGTTCTGTTTGTATTGGTCATCTTATATTGGTTGTCGGTAGTATTGGGCGCTCTAGATATAGAGAGCTTTGATATGGACCTAGATGCAGATGTCGACGTAGATGTAGATGTAGATGTAGATGTAGATGTAGACGTGGATGTGGATGTAGATGCAGACATTGATGTAGATGCGGATGTAGACGCAGATGTAGACGCGGATGTAGATGCCGATGCAGATACTGAGGTTTCTGCCGGGGCGCAGGTTTCTTGGTGGATCGGTACGCTTCGTTTTCTCAATTTGGGCAAACTGCCCTTTATGATTCTCTTTTCCTTATTTATATTGAGTGCTTGGAGCATTTCGGTCTTATTGAACCATGAGGGAAGCTTTTACAATCCGGAGAATACAATTACGCTGGCCCTCATTTCTCTTTTGCCCAATATCTTGGTCAGTGCTTTAATCATGAAAATTTTGTCATCGCCTTTGGTGCCTATTTTTGCCAAGTTAGATACTTCGGTAAAGGCGATAGATTATAAAGGAAAAGTGGGGACGGTCCTCACAGAGATTGCCCCAGATAGCATGGGCCAGATTAAGGTCTTTGTGAATGATTCGGTCTCTACGATTTCGGCCAAAAGCATAGAAAAACAAATCAAGAAGGGCCAAAAGGTCTTAATTGTGGATGAGCTGCAGCAGGAAAACTGCTTTGTGGTCGTCCCTGCCGATGAACATTAA
- a CDS encoding C2 family cysteine protease: protein MDSRYAKLKDYKGKVDKIYEFTRSNPPIRDEQNYKYDEVVADIFKKGWSDTNSVDPNDVQQGYLGDCYFLAAVASLAKTDPGAIKKLIKDNGDGTYDVTLHVYKYWISWDRSPVTVKVKPEFPVDENGNPAYARLGDQELWVMLLEKAYAQYQGSYQDIHGGYVEKAMGLLTGEDGDVYKTKSYSAKEIEEMITEALEDKRMVAADTKGNDDSQQTKLKDGQRVVHGHSYAVMGVNGGKVKLRNPWGYYHLEIDFDTLKEYFYDFSIGDK from the coding sequence TTGGATAGCCGCTATGCCAAGCTCAAGGATTATAAGGGCAAGGTGGATAAAATCTATGAGTTTACCCGCTCCAATCCCCCCATCCGCGACGAGCAAAACTATAAATACGATGAGGTCGTTGCCGATATTTTCAAAAAAGGCTGGTCCGATACTAATAGTGTAGACCCCAATGATGTGCAACAGGGCTATCTGGGCGATTGCTACTTTCTCGCCGCCGTGGCCAGCTTGGCCAAAACAGACCCCGGGGCCATCAAAAAGCTGATTAAAGACAATGGAGATGGGACCTATGATGTGACCCTACACGTCTATAAGTACTGGATCTCTTGGGACCGTAGCCCCGTAACCGTCAAAGTAAAACCCGAATTTCCAGTAGATGAAAATGGAAATCCCGCCTATGCTCGCCTAGGCGATCAAGAGCTTTGGGTGATGCTACTCGAAAAAGCCTATGCCCAATATCAGGGCAGCTATCAGGATATTCATGGCGGCTATGTAGAAAAAGCCATGGGCCTACTCACTGGAGAAGATGGCGATGTCTATAAAACCAAGAGCTACTCGGCCAAAGAAATCGAAGAGATGATTACCGAAGCCTTAGAAGATAAGCGGATGGTAGCGGCCGATACTAAGGGCAATGACGATAGCCAGCAAACCAAGCTCAAAGATGGGCAGCGAGTAGTACATGGCCACTCTTATGCGGTTATGGGCGTGAATGGCGGCAAAGTTAAGCTGCGCAACCCCTGGGGCTACTACCACCTCGAAATTGATTTTGATACGCTAAAAGAATATTTCTATGACTTTAGCATCGGCGATAAATAG